A region of the Clostridium estertheticum subsp. estertheticum genome:
GTTGTTGGAGTAGGACCCATTATTGACCTTGGAGTAAAGGCTGTTTCGTTTTTCCCAATTACATCTTTAAATATTGGTGCAAAAATACTTTTAGTCGTAATAGGTTGTGTTTTAATTGCAATTGGATTTTCTATGCTTAAAGCAAGTAATCTAGGTGTAGCACCAAATGACATTGTTCCATTTATTGTAAAAGATAAAATCAATCTAGAATACCGTTGGATTCGTATGGTGTTAGATATTAGCTTTGTAATAATAGGCTTTGCACTCGGCGGAGTATTTGGAATAGGTACAATAATATCCGCATTATTAACAGGCCCATGTATACAATTTTGTCTTCCGTATGGAGAAAAGTTCGTAAATATTATTGTTAAAGATGAAGATGAAGATGCGTCTGTATCTGAATCTGAAGAAAATATATCTTTAAGGGCTTAAATTTAAAAGCTAACGATGTTGCAATAATTCTTTGAGAGAGAGACATTTAACCTAATAGGAAAATATTTTTTTGAATGTCTCTTGCTTAAGGAATTAATTAAATTAAACTTATATAAGTTCCAGTATTTGTTTGGGATTTTGCAAAATATAATTTGCATTAATTCCAATTGATGATTTAGCACACCCAGCTAAATTCCACCGAAGCGTCTATCTCTTTTTTGATAATCATGTATCGCCATATGTAAATGCTTAGCCTTAAAATCAGGCCAATATATATCTGAATACCAAAACTCTGAATAAGCACTTTGCCACAGCAGAAAATTACTTAGCCTCTGTTCTCCACTTGGTCTTATAATAATATCGGGATCAGGCATTCCAGCCGTATATAAATAGTTAGCCACTAATTTTTCATCTAAATCAACTTTATTTATTTTTCCATACTCAATATCTTCATTAATTTTTTTAAAGGCCATAATCAATTCAGCTCTGCCACCATAATTAAAGGCTAAATTTAATACTAACCCCTTATTATTCTTTGACTTTTCAAATGCATTATTCAATGCATTTTGGCATATTAATGGAAGTTTAGTTATATCACCGATATTGTTTATTACAACATCGTTTTTATATAACTCTTCAAACTCACTTTTAAGATATTCTACAAGCAACTTCATTAAAGCATTTACTTCATCAGCCGGTCTTCCCCAGTTTTCCGTTGAAAACCCGTATAATGTTAAATATTTTACACCTATTTTACTACATTCTTTTACTACATCCCTTAAAGCTTCAACCCCTGCTTTATGACCTATATTTCTAGGTAATTTCCGTTTTTTTGCCCATCTTCCATTTCCGTCCATAATAATTCCGATATGTTTAGGAATATTATTCATATCTATAGAACAATCATCAGTTATTAATAGTTTCTTCTTTTTAAAAATATTCCACATTAATTTTACTCCCCCCTCCTATGTAATCATCGCATAATAACCATTAAATTTCCTGCTTCTTTCTTTAAACTAATATATATGATAAAATCCATTTAACAATTATTCAATTCTTCTGTTTTTATAATAATATTTTGCTTAGCTATTGATTACAATTTCGACCAATAATATACATTTATATCATACCATAATTATGAGGTGAGGAGCTATTTAAATGAAAGGTAATTCATCACCACAATCTATTTTTAGAAATAAAAAAAAGTTAAAAATACATATCATAATCGATATGGATTTTTAAGTTTCAATATATAATGCTTATTTAGTTGTTATTTTTACATATTGATTACTTACATATCCTATTTTACCACTATAGCTTATTTTATAAAAATTACCTACTTTTCCCATAATTTCAATTTTAGTCTTGTTAGCTAATTTCCCTTGTATAGAAGAAGTAGTTGATGCCCCAGTTTTTATGTTTACAATAGATGTTGTTACACCATCTTGTACTTTAGATACTACTGGTTGTTTAACTACACTACCTAATACTTGTACATATTTATTCGCAATACTTGTACTATTATTATAATTCACATTATTTATACCTATAGATACTAATCAATTTTATTGAAAAACCGTTATAATCTAAATTTAGAGCTAATTCTAAAAATTATTTTTATTAATTTCAATTATAATTTGCCGTACACCCCAAATAATTGCTATAATAAACAAATAAGATAATAACTTATTATAATAACAACATATGGTAAAATATTTAAATACATATGACAAATTCTAATAAAACAAGATGAGGAGTATTTTAAATGCAAACAATAATAGAATTATTTCACAAAGAATCGGTAATAAAAGTATTATTAATAGCAGCTTTAGTATTATTTGCTTTCCTAATCAGATCTATTTTAAATTTGGTTTTATTAACTTTTATGATTTCTTATTTAGCAAATAGTCTACAAAGTTTATTAACTGAACAAATTAACAAGGTTATAAAGGTAAACCCAGCTATTATTACTATAATTATATACATGTTTATGACAATAACTGTAGTGCTACTAGCAGTGAAATATATACCACTTGCCATTTCTCAAAGTTTACATATTTTACGTAGAATGGAATACAATAATTTCGTAATAGATACAAAAGGAACTATGAAGTATTTCGCACCTATATTTCATCAAATCAACATAGCAAGTTATGCTAAAACTGGGATTCAAAGTATTATGATTTTTATAACTGATTTTGGTAAATGTGGCTTGAATTTTTTTATGGCACTTCTATTAAGTTTGGTATTTGTATTAGAGAAAGCTAGTGTATTAAAATTTCTATATAAGTTTAAACATAGTAAAGTATCTTCAGCATACAATTATTTAAGCTATTTTGGTAATAATTTTTTAAATTCTTTTGGTAAAGTAATACGAGCTCAAATAATGATAGCTATTGCAAATACAACATTATCAATTATAGGACTTACTATAATGGGCTTTCCTGCATTGTTCGCCCTTGCCTTTATGATATTTATTTTAAGTCTTGTACCTGTAGTTGGAGTGTTTTTTTCTTTAATTCCCTTATGTCTAATTGCCTTTAAAATAGGAGGATTAATTAAAGTAGTTTTTGTACTTATTATGATCTTGGTAATTCATACTATTGAAAGTTATGTTTTAAACCCAATGTTTATGTCTGATACAACCCATCTTCCAATATTTTTTACTTTTACAACATTAATAATATCAGAACAGTTTATGGGAACTTGGGGTCTGTTACTTGGTATACCAATTGTTATTTTCGCATTAGATTTAATTGGGGTGGATTTGAATGAAAAAAACGACTCCAAGATAAAAAAAATTTAAAGAGAAATTTATATCATAATAAACGCTTACCAAACAATAGTAAATATCTAGCTAAAAATATTAACACCCATTATAATTAAACATGAAGGAGTGAAACACCTACATCATAAAAGCTCCTTCAATTCCATTTTCCATCTGTCTCGATTACTATAGCTTCATTGTCTATGGCAAAATGGTTAGCTCCTATTATCCTATAATACAAATAATTTTACTTAACCCTTTTATACGATCGCAATGTAACTTTTAAAAATATTATAAACTTTCATCTTCCCAAAACAAATCATTTAAAGTTTTATTTAAGGTTTTACATATTGCGATACATAACTTAATGGATGGATTATATTTTCCAGATTCAATAAGCCCAATTGTTTGCCTTGTAACTCTCACATTGTCTGCCAATTGTTCTTGAGATAAGTCACATTCAATTCTAGCTATTTTCATTTTTTTATTCTTCATATTTTTCTCCTGTTATATTACATATTGTTTTTATTTTCTTGTTCCATTTCCATTAACTCATTGTTTGAATGTCGCTCCGATTTATTTCTAATACTCTTCATGATGAAATAAAATAGTATACCCCAAACAATAGCCATTATAATAACCAAAACCAAACCAATCGGATGAAAACTATTATTCTTAAATAGTACTTTCCATTCCATAACAACACCATAGAAAATGCTTCCGATTGCTACTCTCACTTTAAATGATTTTACTCCAGCTACCTCTGCTTTTTTGCTACCCCAAACAAATAAGCCATTTTTTACTATTTTAAAAGTATATATACAAGCAGGGATAATCCAAACTAGAACATAAGTAGACGATAAAATCAATTTATCAAATGCGAACATCAAAATAAATTCACCAAAAACATAGATAATAAAACAAATATAAAAACTATGCATTATATAACGATTTTGAATCTCATGGATACACTTATCAGAATGTTTAAACAATGGTATCCCAGTAACATAGGTTCTAATAAACAAATATCCACTAGAACCTAGTATTGCATTTATTTCTAAAATGTAGTCTGTAATATTTTGTGTTAATAAAAAATATTTAAAAATAACTTGTATTATTGTTAAAATAATAATTAACGGATACAAGCGTGCACAAATTTCATTGGATTGCTTTACTATACGTTCGTCTTTCAGTTTAGCTTTCATAATAAAAACCCCTCTTTTCATTTTCAAATAACTAACATCATACAATATATATTTCTATTTGTAAAATATATATTGCATTTAGATATATATTTCCTGTCTATACCCATAGACGCAGAACTATTCAGTTTTTCGAATGATTTTGTTAAAATATTTTTACTCATTAGACAATCAAATAATTAGAACCATTATTATAGTGCTCAACATTCGAATATACCTTATATTTAAAATTTATATCCAAATTTTTAAGTATTTATATAAAATTTACAGTATAATTAAATAAATACATCACACCGCACTTGTAAAATTCTGTTTTGTATTTTTTAATATATACTAAAAATATAATTAGGCCATTTTGCATTTTTAGTTTGATACATATGCAAGTGGCCATATGAATAATTGGGGAGGATATAATAATGACAAAAAAAAATATAATAAAGATAACCTCTTTATTATTTACATTCATAATAATAACAACAGGCTGTGGTAAAAGTACAACCTCCACACTTAATATTCCAAAAACAAATAATAGTGTCAAAACAGATAATAGTCCAAAAATAGATACTAGTGTGAAAATAGATGATAGTGAAATTGGATCTAAGATATCTAAATATATAGATTCTTATTCTCCAAATGATAAATTTAGTGGTAGCATTCTCGTTGCTAAAGATAATAAGGTATTATCAGATAAAGGATATGGAATGGCCGACTATAATAAAAAAATTGTTAATAAACCTAAAACAGCTTTCGAAATTGCATCCTTAACTAAACAATTTACTGCTACAGCAATTTTAATGTTACAAGAAAAGAAACTTTTAAATGTCCAAGACACAGTTGACAAATATATTCCAGATTATCCAGATGGAGATAAAATAAAAATTTATAATTTGCTCACTCACACCTCAGGAATTCCTGATTATAATCAATCTTCTATATCGCCAATAGGCTGGAAACATACCTATACTCTAAAGGAAAGTGTTAAGCTATTTAAAAATAAGCCACGTCATTTTAAATCAGGAACAAAGTATGAGTACAGTAGTTCAAATTATATATTACTTGGATATATAATAGAAAAGGTGTCTGGCATTAACTACGAGGAGTATATAGACAAAAATATATTTAAACCTTTAAAATTAATTGATACCGGATTTTTAACTTATAAAGCTATAATAAAAGGCAAAGCAAATGGATATTATCGTCCTAAGAAAACAGACGAATATACAACGTCCTTTGATAAAGAAGGATTAATACTACCCTCCGCTGGAGGTATTTATTCAACAGTTGATGATTTATATACATGGTATAATGCACTACTTGATGGAAAATTAATTAAAAAAGAATCATTAAATGGAATGATTACACCACATCTACATAGTTATGGATATGGATTAATTATAACTAAAAAGGCTAACGGAAATACAATGATTTGGGATAATGGAAGTACACTAGGCTATACATCGTATTTAGGAAAGGATATTAATAAAAAGTATGTAATTATTATACTAAGCAATAAATATGCGTATAATGTTATGCCTATAGTTTCAGGATTATCCAATATATTAGAAATGAAAAAATAATTTGTTTTATGCAAAGTTTTTTAATAAAAATATATACATACTACAAGCGAATAATTGCTTAGTAATATGTATATCTCACAGACTTGGAGCTACGCGTTTGGTTGAGAGAATTTTGGTATTAAAAGTAAAACACGCTTCATAATTTCAAACAGCAGCTCTGCTTCATTGTACTTATGTATATAAATTAAATTTTTTCTTACCATTCAATAATAATTCCACCATGGGTAAGTCCACCGCCAAATCCATAAAGTAGTATCTTATCACCTGTTGCTATTTTACTTTCTTTTAATGCTAGCCAAATAGCTAGTGGAATAGACGCACTTGAAGTATTTCCGAATTCTGTTACGCTAACTAAAGTTTTCTCAATAGGATACTCAAGACGTTTGCATATCCCTTCAATCAAACGCAAATTTGCACTGTGAGGTACAAACCACTTAATATCTGAAAGTGAGAGCTGAGAGGTTTCTAAAAGTGTTTTAATACCATCTACTACATTTTTCATAACGTATCTATATACTTCAGCACCATTTTGAACAATATGATGTTCCTTTATAACAGATGATTCCCCAATGTTTTTTGAATGATTGCTACAATAAATACTATCAGCCCCACTACCATTTGTTTCAAAATTTGTAGCAATGAAGGCGCCTTTTCCATCAGTTTTTTCTAATAAAAATGCTGATGCCCCGTCACCAAAAAGTATACATGTGTTTCTATCTGTATAATCAATAAGTTTAGATATTGCCTCAGTTGCTACAACTAGAATTTTTTTATTTTGACCAATTGTAATAAATGCATTTGCTACCGATAATGCGTAGACATATCCTGTGCAAGCTACATTTATATCCATAACACCTGTTTTTCTGATGCCAAAATGACCCTGAATTAATGAGGCTACATTTGGGACAATGTGGTCGGGGCTAGTTGTTGAGACCACTATCATATCTACATCAGATAAGTCAGCCCCGTAAACTTCAATTAAATTTTCAACAGCCTTGATAGCTAAATTGCTTGCATTTTCAGTTTCACTACTAATGTGTCTTTTTATTATACCTGTGCGTCTAATAATCCATTCATCGCTTGTATCTACCAACTTCTGCAAATCATAATTGGTAAGAATATCTTTTGGAACATACCCTCCGACTCCAGTTATTTTTGTTTCTGATTTAATTATCACACCGTTACCTCCTGTTAATTAAAATAGTATCTATTCTATTTGCCATTCTATTCACTATTTTCATTTCCAACTTTACCTATGAAGAAGCAGAAAAAAATCAAATATTATAAATTATTCGTTTTTTTTCTGCTTCCATCCATATTAAATAGTTTTATCAAATGTATTTCCTCAACAGCTAAAATAGCTACAGCACTTAATATTAGTAATAATAGTTGAATCTTTTCTTTATTAATCGTCATTGGCTGAATTATTGACCAAATTCCAAAAATACCATTAATAGCTCCAAATATCATTAAAATAAATCCACTATGTTTCTGTGCTGCATTCCAGGTATCCTGATTCTTCATTGCTAAAAGTGATTTATACCCCATCACATTATTCCTACTCGGTGGATACTTCATTAATATAAAACCGAATACGATAAACAATGTTCCTACCACTAAACTCATATTTCTATCCCCCTCTATGCAAATTCATACGTCTACACTCGATCAAACCATCCCACAAGTTTTTGGAAAGCACACAAATTAAAAACTTATTTTTTTAAATGTACCCTTATCTATTT
Encoded here:
- a CDS encoding DUF6773 family protein, producing MKAKLKDERIVKQSNEICARLYPLIIILTIIQVIFKYFLLTQNITDYILEINAILGSSGYLFIRTYVTGIPLFKHSDKCIHEIQNRYIMHSFYICFIIYVFGEFILMFAFDKLILSSTYVLVWIIPACIYTFKIVKNGLFVWGSKKAEVAGVKSFKVRVAIGSIFYGVVMEWKVLFKNNSFHPIGLVLVIIMAIVWGILFYFIMKSIRNKSERHSNNELMEMEQENKNNM
- a CDS encoding AI-2E family transporter; protein product: MQTIIELFHKESVIKVLLIAALVLFAFLIRSILNLVLLTFMISYLANSLQSLLTEQINKVIKVNPAIITIIIYMFMTITVVLLAVKYIPLAISQSLHILRRMEYNNFVIDTKGTMKYFAPIFHQINIASYAKTGIQSIMIFITDFGKCGLNFFMALLLSLVFVLEKASVLKFLYKFKHSKVSSAYNYLSYFGNNFLNSFGKVIRAQIMIAIANTTLSIIGLTIMGFPALFALAFMIFILSLVPVVGVFFSLIPLCLIAFKIGGLIKVVFVLIMILVIHTIESYVLNPMFMSDTTHLPIFFTFTTLIISEQFMGTWGLLLGIPIVIFALDLIGVDLNEKNDSKIKKI
- a CDS encoding isoprenyl transferase; translation: MWNIFKKKKLLITDDCSIDMNNIPKHIGIIMDGNGRWAKKRKLPRNIGHKAGVEALRDVVKECSKIGVKYLTLYGFSTENWGRPADEVNALMKLLVEYLKSEFEELYKNDVVINNIGDITKLPLICQNALNNAFEKSKNNKGLVLNLAFNYGGRAELIMAFKKINEDIEYGKINKVDLDEKLVANYLYTAGMPDPDIIIRPSGEQRLSNFLLWQSAYSEFWYSDIYWPDFKAKHLHMAIHDYQKRDRRFGGI
- a CDS encoding YczE/YyaS/YitT family protein, with protein sequence MTKKLNLIKRLTIFFVGMSIIQIGVALFLKTNIGSDPFTLFTQGIASLLNKTPGNANMVILFVLFCIILAVERRRIKIGTLICVVGVGPIIDLGVKAVSFFPITSLNIGAKILLVVIGCVLIAIGFSMLKASNLGVAPNDIVPFIVKDKINLEYRWIRMVLDISFVIIGFALGGVFGIGTIISALLTGPCIQFCLPYGEKFVNIIVKDEDEDASVSESEENISLRA
- a CDS encoding SH3 domain-containing protein; protein product: MNYNNSTSIANKYVQVLGSVVKQPVVSKVQDGVTTSIVNIKTGASTTSSIQGKLANKTKIEIMGKVGNFYKISYSGKIGYVSNQYVKITTK
- a CDS encoding ketoacyl-ACP synthase III, which encodes MIIKSETKITGVGGYVPKDILTNYDLQKLVDTSDEWIIRRTGIIKRHISSETENASNLAIKAVENLIEVYGADLSDVDMIVVSTTSPDHIVPNVASLIQGHFGIRKTGVMDINVACTGYVYALSVANAFITIGQNKKILVVATEAISKLIDYTDRNTCILFGDGASAFLLEKTDGKGAFIATNFETNGSGADSIYCSNHSKNIGESSVIKEHHIVQNGAEVYRYVMKNVVDGIKTLLETSQLSLSDIKWFVPHSANLRLIEGICKRLEYPIEKTLVSVTEFGNTSSASIPLAIWLALKESKIATGDKILLYGFGGGLTHGGIIIEW
- a CDS encoding SdpI family protein, which produces MSLVVGTLFIVFGFILMKYPPSRNNVMGYKSLLAMKNQDTWNAAQKHSGFILMIFGAINGIFGIWSIIQPMTINKEKIQLLLLILSAVAILAVEEIHLIKLFNMDGSRKKTNNL
- a CDS encoding helix-turn-helix transcriptional regulator, translating into MKNKKMKIARIECDLSQEQLADNVRVTRQTIGLIESGKYNPSIKLCIAICKTLNKTLNDLFWEDESL
- a CDS encoding serine hydrolase domain-containing protein — its product is MTKKNIIKITSLLFTFIIITTGCGKSTTSTLNIPKTNNSVKTDNSPKIDTSVKIDDSEIGSKISKYIDSYSPNDKFSGSILVAKDNKVLSDKGYGMADYNKKIVNKPKTAFEIASLTKQFTATAILMLQEKKLLNVQDTVDKYIPDYPDGDKIKIYNLLTHTSGIPDYNQSSISPIGWKHTYTLKESVKLFKNKPRHFKSGTKYEYSSSNYILLGYIIEKVSGINYEEYIDKNIFKPLKLIDTGFLTYKAIIKGKANGYYRPKKTDEYTTSFDKEGLILPSAGGIYSTVDDLYTWYNALLDGKLIKKESLNGMITPHLHSYGYGLIITKKANGNTMIWDNGSTLGYTSYLGKDINKKYVIIILSNKYAYNVMPIVSGLSNILEMKK